A genomic region of Desulfonatronovibrio hydrogenovorans DSM 9292 contains the following coding sequences:
- a CDS encoding IscA/HesB family protein, translated as MFELTDSAKTQLDRYFETQEKSPIRVYMAAGUGGPRLALALDEQKDSDNIFDIKGFQFLVDKALLDTVAPIEVDLTEAGFVVNSSLKVDPAGCSSCTSC; from the coding sequence ATGTTTGAATTAACAGATTCTGCCAAGACTCAATTGGATAGGTACTTTGAAACTCAGGAAAAGTCGCCCATCAGGGTCTACATGGCTGCTGGCTGAGGCGGGCCAAGATTGGCTCTTGCTCTGGATGAGCAAAAAGACAGTGATAATATTTTTGATATTAAGGGGTTTCAGTTCCTGGTGGATAAAGCCCTCTTGGACACCGTAGCTCCCATTGAGGTGGACCTGACCGAAGCTGGATTTGTGGTCAACTCCAGTCTCAAAGTAGATCCTGCTGGTTG